A window from Lachnoanaerobaculum umeaense encodes these proteins:
- a CDS encoding electron transfer flavoprotein subunit alpha/FixB family protein, producing MRQNTEEYRGVFTFAQQVDGKLSSISLELIGKGKDLAADLNTEVTAVLLGSDVKGLVDELAEHGADKVIVVDDAKLKEYRTEPYTQALSAVINEFKPEIFIIGATAIGRDLGPRVSARVGTGLTADCTQLDIGDYPLVAVAGREQKHNQLLMTRPAFGGNTIATIACPENRPQMATVRPGVMQKKERVAGAKTEVIDFDAKLEENSKYVEILEIVKNAKTTEDIMAAKILVSGGRGVGSAENFKILKDLADALNATVSCSRAVVDAGWMPKDIQVGQTGKTVRPHLYFAIGISGAIQHLAGMEESDIIIAINKDETAPIFSVADYGIVGDLNKIVPALTEKIKAELAKEN from the coding sequence ATGAGACAAAATACAGAAGAATACAGGGGAGTGTTTACATTTGCCCAGCAGGTAGACGGCAAATTGAGCAGTATTTCTCTTGAGCTTATAGGAAAAGGTAAGGATTTAGCTGCTGACCTTAATACAGAAGTAACAGCAGTACTACTGGGATCTGATGTAAAAGGTCTGGTAGATGAGCTTGCAGAGCATGGTGCAGATAAAGTAATAGTAGTGGATGATGCTAAATTAAAAGAGTATCGTACAGAGCCATATACACAGGCATTATCAGCAGTTATAAATGAGTTTAAGCCTGAGATATTCATTATTGGAGCTACAGCAATAGGAAGAGATTTGGGACCTAGAGTATCAGCAAGAGTTGGAACAGGACTTACAGCAGACTGTACACAGCTTGATATAGGCGATTATCCATTAGTAGCAGTTGCAGGAAGAGAACAGAAGCATAATCAGCTTCTTATGACAAGACCGGCATTTGGTGGAAACACAATAGCTACTATCGCATGCCCTGAGAACAGACCACAGATGGCAACAGTTCGTCCGGGTGTTATGCAAAAGAAGGAAAGAGTGGCAGGAGCAAAGACAGAGGTAATAGACTTTGATGCTAAGCTTGAAGAGAACAGCAAGTATGTAGAGATCTTAGAGATTGTAAAGAATGCAAAGACAACAGAAGATATCATGGCTGCAAAGATCTTAGTATCAGGAGGTAGAGGAGTAGGTTCAGCAGAGAACTTTAAGATACTTAAGGATTTGGCTGATGCACTCAATGCAACTGTAAGCTGTTCAAGAGCGGTAGTAGATGCAGGTTGGATGCCAAAGGATATACAGGTAGGACAGACAGGAAAGACGGTTCGTCCACATTTGTATTTTGCAATAGGTATTTCAGGTGCAATACAGCATTTGGCAGGTATGGAAGAGAGTGATATCATTATCGCTATCAATAAAGATGAGACAGCACCTATCTTCAGTGTTGCTGACTATGGTATCGTAGGTGATTTGAACAAGATAGTTCCTGCACTTACAGAGAAAATTAAAGCTGAATTAGCTAAGGAAAATTAA
- a CDS encoding electron transfer flavoprotein subunit beta/FixA family protein, which translates to MKIVVCIKQVPDTKGGVVFNPDGTLNRGAMLTIMNPDDKAGLEAALRLKDKYGAEVTVVTMGLPKADEVLREALAMGADNAVLITDRVLGGADTWATSQTIAGALRKLEYDLIITGRQAIDGDTAQVGPQISEHLDIPVISYAQKIEIDGDSVVVERQFDDRYHVLKAKMPVLVTALSELNEPRYMTPGGIFDAYDKEVTVLSRADLIDVDDSNIGLKGSPTQIAKASDKVRKGAGEQVNLGASESVDYIIGKLKETHII; encoded by the coding sequence ATGAAGATAGTTGTTTGTATTAAACAAGTGCCTGATACAAAGGGCGGAGTTGTTTTCAACCCTGACGGCACATTAAATAGAGGAGCTATGCTTACAATTATGAACCCGGATGATAAGGCGGGTCTTGAGGCAGCTCTTAGACTTAAAGATAAATATGGTGCAGAAGTTACAGTTGTTACTATGGGACTTCCAAAGGCTGATGAAGTACTTAGAGAAGCGTTGGCAATGGGAGCAGACAATGCTGTACTTATAACAGACAGAGTACTTGGTGGAGCAGATACATGGGCTACATCACAGACTATAGCAGGAGCGCTTAGAAAATTAGAGTATGATCTTATTATAACAGGTCGTCAGGCTATAGATGGAGATACAGCACAAGTAGGTCCACAGATATCAGAGCATTTAGATATACCTGTTATCAGCTATGCACAGAAGATAGAGATAGATGGCGACAGTGTAGTGGTAGAGCGTCAGTTTGATGACAGATATCATGTATTGAAAGCAAAGATGCCGGTACTTGTTACAGCATTATCAGAGCTGAATGAGCCAAGATATATGACTCCTGGCGGTATTTTTGATGCATATGACAAAGAAGTTACTGTACTTTCAAGAGCAGACCTTATAGATGTAGATGATTCTAATATAGGACTTAAGGGATCACCAACTCAGATAGCAAAGGCATCTGACAAGGTAAGAAAGGGTGCAGGAGAGCAGGTAAACCTTGGTGCATCAGAATCTGTTGATTACATCATAGGCAAATTAAAAGAAACACATATCATCTAA
- a CDS encoding acyl-CoA dehydrogenase: MDFTLDKKHEMARALFREFAEKEVKPLAVEVDETEVFPRETVTKLAKYGFLGIPVAKEYGGQGADPLAYIMCVEELSKVCATTGVIVSAHTSLCADPIFMYGTPEQKEKYLVPLAKGEKLGAFALTEPNAGTDAQGAVTKAVLDGDEYVLNGSKIFITNGKEADIYVVIACTEIKVDAKGRQKKIFSAFIVEKDTPGFSFGTKEKKMGIRGSSTYELIFTDCRVPKENMLGPAGKGFGIAMHTLDGGRIGIAAQALGIAEGALERTVAYVKERKQFGRSIGAFQNTQFELANMATKVKAAQMLVYRAAMAKATQKNYSEEAAMAKLFAAEVAMEVTTKAVQLHGGYGYTREYEIERMMRDAKITEVYEGTSEVQRMVISGGLLK; this comes from the coding sequence ATGGATTTTACTTTAGACAAGAAACATGAGATGGCAAGAGCCCTCTTTAGGGAGTTTGCTGAAAAGGAAGTAAAACCTCTTGCGGTAGAGGTAGATGAAACAGAAGTATTTCCAAGAGAAACTGTAACTAAGCTTGCAAAGTACGGTTTTCTTGGTATTCCTGTAGCAAAGGAGTATGGAGGACAGGGAGCTGATCCATTAGCTTACATTATGTGCGTAGAAGAGCTGTCAAAGGTTTGTGCTACAACAGGTGTTATCGTTTCAGCACATACATCACTTTGTGCAGATCCTATTTTCATGTATGGAACACCTGAACAGAAGGAAAAATACCTTGTACCATTGGCAAAGGGTGAGAAGCTTGGAGCTTTTGCACTTACAGAGCCTAACGCAGGTACAGATGCACAGGGTGCGGTTACAAAGGCTGTACTTGATGGTGATGAGTATGTACTTAATGGCTCAAAGATTTTTATCACAAATGGTAAAGAAGCAGATATCTATGTTGTAATAGCATGTACAGAGATAAAGGTAGATGCAAAGGGAAGACAAAAGAAGATTTTCTCTGCATTTATAGTTGAGAAGGATACACCGGGATTTAGCTTTGGAACAAAAGAAAAGAAGATGGGTATCAGAGGTTCATCAACCTATGAACTTATATTTACTGATTGTAGAGTTCCAAAGGAGAACATGCTTGGACCTGCAGGTAAGGGGTTTGGTATAGCAATGCATACTCTTGATGGTGGTCGTATCGGTATTGCTGCACAGGCACTAGGTATAGCAGAGGGAGCACTTGAGAGAACAGTTGCATATGTAAAAGAGAGAAAGCAGTTTGGAAGATCTATCGGTGCATTCCAAAATACACAGTTTGAGTTAGCGAATATGGCAACCAAAGTAAAAGCGGCACAGATGCTTGTATATAGAGCAGCTATGGCTAAAGCAACCCAGAAGAATTATTCAGAGGAAGCAGCTATGGCTAAGTTGTTTGCGGCAGAAGTAGCTATGGAAGTTACTACAAAGGCAGTACAGCTTCACGGTGGATATGGATATACAAGAGAATATGAGATTGAAAGAATGATGCGTGATGCTAAGATTACAGAAGTGTACGAGGGAACAAGCGAAGTACAAAGAATGGTAATTTCAGGCGGATTGCTTAAATAA
- a CDS encoding 3-hydroxyacyl-CoA dehydrogenase family protein, giving the protein MKVGIIGAGTMGSGIAQAFAMTQGYEVRLCDIKEEYAQAGFAKIQKNINFLVSKEKLSKEAGDAIISKIKVGLNDICSDCDLVVEVALEKMEIKQQIFKELQNIVPKDCIFASNTSSLSITKIGEALDRPVVGMHFFNPADRMKLVEVIGGEKTPSDLVEKIKNISIEIGKTPVQVNEAPGFVVNRILVPMINEAINVWAAGTADAEGVDTAMILGCAHPMGPLHLADLIGLDICLAIMEVIHNETGDDKYLPAPRLRELVAAGKLGKKTGEGIFSYK; this is encoded by the coding sequence ATGAAAGTTGGTATTATTGGTGCAGGTACAATGGGCTCAGGTATAGCTCAAGCTTTTGCAATGACACAGGGGTATGAGGTAAGACTTTGTGATATTAAAGAAGAGTATGCACAGGCAGGTTTTGCTAAGATTCAAAAGAATATTAATTTCCTCGTTAGCAAAGAGAAGCTTTCAAAAGAAGCAGGTGATGCAATCATTTCAAAGATTAAGGTTGGACTTAATGATATATGCAGCGATTGTGATTTAGTAGTTGAAGTGGCGCTTGAGAAGATGGAAATCAAACAGCAAATTTTCAAGGAGCTTCAGAATATAGTTCCTAAGGATTGTATCTTTGCTTCAAATACCTCATCACTTTCTATTACAAAAATAGGAGAGGCACTTGACAGACCTGTAGTAGGTATGCACTTCTTCAACCCTGCAGATAGAATGAAACTCGTTGAGGTAATTGGTGGAGAAAAGACACCTTCAGATTTAGTTGAAAAGATTAAGAATATATCAATAGAAATCGGAAAGACACCTGTTCAGGTTAATGAAGCACCTGGATTTGTAGTAAATCGTATACTTGTTCCAATGATAAATGAGGCTATCAATGTATGGGCAGCAGGCACAGCTGATGCTGAGGGCGTAGATACAGCTATGATTCTTGGTTGTGCACATCCAATGGGACCTCTTCATTTGGCAGACCTTATCGGTCTTGACATTTGTCTGGCTATTATGGAAGTTATTCACAATGAGACAGGGGATGACAAGTATTTACCGGCACCTAGGTTAAGAGAGCTTGTAGCTGCAGGCAAACTTGGTAAGAAGACAGGAGAAGGAATATTCTCTTATAAGTAA
- a CDS encoding enoyl-CoA hydratase-related protein produces the protein MNFVKFDTEGAVGVVTIERPKALNALNSEVLAELEACFDSIDTDVIRAVILTGSGDKSFVAGADIAEMSKLNPAEGEAFGKKGNDVFRKIETFPIPVIAAVNGFALGGGCEIAMSCDIRICSDNAMFGQPEVGLGITPGFGGTQRLARLIGAGMAKQLIYTARNIKADEAFRIGLVNAIYPQEELMPAAKKMAAAIAQNAPIAVRACKKAINDGLDVNMDDAIVIEEKLFGSCFETHDQIEGMSAFLEKRKEKNFTNS, from the coding sequence ATGAATTTTGTAAAGTTTGATACAGAAGGTGCTGTTGGAGTTGTTACAATAGAGAGACCTAAGGCACTCAATGCTTTGAATTCAGAAGTATTGGCAGAGCTTGAAGCTTGTTTCGACAGTATTGATACTGATGTGATAAGAGCAGTTATATTGACAGGCTCAGGCGACAAATCGTTTGTAGCAGGTGCAGATATCGCCGAGATGAGTAAGCTAAATCCTGCAGAGGGTGAGGCGTTTGGAAAGAAGGGAAATGATGTATTCAGAAAGATTGAAACCTTCCCAATACCTGTTATAGCAGCTGTAAACGGATTTGCACTTGGTGGTGGATGCGAGATTGCAATGAGCTGTGATATTCGTATTTGCTCAGACAATGCAATGTTTGGTCAGCCTGAGGTTGGACTTGGTATTACACCGGGATTTGGTGGAACACAAAGACTTGCCAGATTGATTGGCGCAGGCATGGCAAAGCAGTTGATTTATACAGCTAGAAATATAAAAGCTGATGAGGCATTTAGAATAGGATTGGTTAATGCGATATATCCACAAGAGGAGCTTATGCCGGCAGCAAAGAAGATGGCTGCGGCTATAGCACAGAATGCACCTATTGCAGTTCGTGCATGTAAGAAGGCTATCAATGACGGACTTGATGTAAATATGGATGACGCTATAGTTATTGAAGAGAAGCTGTTTGGAAGTTGCTTTGAGACACATGATCAGATAGAGGGTATGAGTGCTTTCCTTGAGAAGAGAAAGGAAAAGAATTTCACCAATTCATAA
- a CDS encoding acetyl-CoA C-acetyltransferase — protein sequence MREVVIVSAARTAMGSFGGSLAGVSAVDLGVTAAKGAIERAGVDVALIDEVIIGNVLSAGLGQNIARQITLGAGIPNTVPALSVNKVCGSGMRTVGLAAQAIKAGDADIILAGGTESMSNAPYVVKGARFGVKMGNQTLVDEMITDGLWDAFNNYHMGVTAENVAEQKGITREDQDVFAVESQRRAQVAIETGRFKDEIVPVLIPQRKGDPKVFDTDEYPKFNTTIENLAKLRPAFKKDGTVTAGNASGINDGAAMFIIASKEKALELNLPIMATIKSYASGGVDPSVMGLGVIPASKKAMEKAGITAADIDLVEANEAFAAQAIAVCDELGFKREITNVNGGAIALGHPIGASGARILTTLLFEMEKRDVKCGLASLCIGGGMGTAIIVERGTN from the coding sequence ATGAGAGAAGTAGTTATCGTTAGTGCTGCAAGAACAGCTATGGGTAGTTTTGGTGGTTCATTAGCTGGAGTAAGTGCAGTCGATCTTGGTGTAACAGCAGCAAAGGGTGCCATTGAGCGTGCAGGTGTTGATGTTGCTCTTATAGATGAAGTAATAATAGGAAATGTACTTAGTGCAGGCCTTGGACAGAATATTGCAAGACAAATAACACTTGGTGCGGGTATTCCAAATACTGTTCCTGCATTATCAGTAAATAAAGTATGTGGTTCAGGTATGAGAACTGTAGGACTGGCAGCTCAGGCAATAAAAGCAGGTGATGCAGATATCATTCTGGCAGGTGGTACAGAGAGTATGTCCAATGCTCCATATGTAGTTAAGGGAGCAAGGTTCGGTGTTAAAATGGGTAATCAGACATTGGTAGATGAGATGATTACAGATGGTCTTTGGGATGCTTTCAACAACTATCACATGGGTGTGACAGCTGAGAATGTTGCTGAGCAAAAGGGTATCACCAGAGAAGACCAGGATGTATTCGCAGTTGAGAGCCAAAGAAGAGCACAAGTTGCTATAGAGACAGGTAGATTCAAAGATGAAATAGTTCCTGTACTTATCCCACAAAGAAAAGGTGATCCTAAGGTATTTGATACAGATGAATATCCTAAGTTCAATACTACAATCGAAAATCTTGCAAAATTAAGACCGGCTTTCAAAAAAGACGGTACAGTTACAGCAGGTAATGCATCAGGTATAAACGATGGTGCTGCAATGTTTATCATAGCATCTAAGGAAAAAGCACTTGAACTCAATCTCCCTATAATGGCTACTATAAAGAGCTATGCTTCAGGTGGTGTGGATCCAAGTGTAATGGGACTTGGTGTAATCCCTGCTTCAAAAAAGGCTATGGAAAAAGCCGGTATAACAGCAGCAGATATTGATCTTGTAGAAGCAAATGAGGCCTTTGCAGCACAGGCTATCGCAGTATGTGATGAGCTTGGATTTAAGAGAGAAATCACAAATGTAAACGGTGGTGCTATTGCACTTGGGCATCCTATTGGAGCATCCGGTGCAAGAATACTTACTACTTTACTTTTTGAGATGGAAAAAAGAGACGTTAAATGCGGACTCGCTTCACTATGTATAGGAGGTGGAATGGGTACTGCAATTATCGTAGAAAGGGGGACAAATTGA
- a CDS encoding CoA transferase subunit A, which translates to MKIVSIKDAISGINDGASIMVGGFLACGTPEPIIDALVEKGVKDLTIICNDTATPTTGVGKLVANNQVKRVISTHIGTNPITGQKMQDGSIEVELSPQGTLVERIRSGGAGLGGVLTPTGIGTEVANGKQVLNIDGKDYILEKALKADFAIIGATIADEKGNLYLAATTKNFSTVMATAADVVIVGAERIVPVGEIQPDHVTVPAIFVDYLVGGES; encoded by the coding sequence TTGAAAATAGTTTCAATCAAAGATGCTATTTCCGGCATTAATGATGGTGCTTCTATCATGGTAGGAGGTTTCCTGGCATGTGGTACACCTGAACCAATCATTGATGCATTAGTTGAAAAAGGGGTAAAGGATTTAACAATTATCTGTAATGATACTGCTACTCCTACTACAGGTGTTGGAAAGTTGGTTGCAAATAACCAGGTAAAGAGAGTTATTTCAACACATATAGGTACAAACCCTATAACAGGACAAAAGATGCAAGACGGCAGTATAGAGGTAGAGCTTTCTCCTCAAGGTACTCTAGTCGAGAGAATCCGTTCCGGTGGTGCCGGACTTGGTGGAGTACTTACACCTACAGGTATTGGTACAGAGGTTGCTAATGGCAAGCAGGTTCTAAATATTGACGGTAAGGACTATATTTTAGAGAAGGCTCTAAAAGCTGATTTTGCTATTATCGGTGCTACAATAGCTGACGAGAAGGGGAATCTTTATTTAGCTGCTACAACCAAAAACTTTAGTACAGTTATGGCTACAGCTGCTGATGTGGTTATCGTAGGTGCAGAGCGTATTGTTCCTGTAGGGGAAATTCAGCCTGACCATGTTACAGTACCTGCTATATTTGTAGATTATCTTGTAGGAGGTGAGTCATAA
- a CDS encoding 3-oxoacid CoA-transferase subunit B, which yields MSKEKIARRVARDLNDGDVVNLGIGLPTMVADYVPEGIDITLQSENGILGMGPLADEKSLDKNLTNSGGKHVTILPGASYFDSAFSFVIIRGGHVDMTVLGALQVDSNGNLASHIIPGVMIPGMGGAMDLVTGSKKVVVAMTHTAKDGAPKILKEITLPATAIHAVDEIVTELAVIKVTDDGLLLAEVAEGVSVEEVIAKTEAPLKIADDLKTF from the coding sequence ATGTCAAAAGAAAAGATTGCTAGACGAGTTGCCAGAGATTTGAATGATGGCGATGTAGTAAACTTAGGTATTGGACTTCCTACTATGGTAGCGGACTATGTTCCGGAAGGTATAGATATTACACTTCAATCAGAGAATGGTATCCTCGGTATGGGACCTTTAGCTGATGAAAAGTCATTAGATAAAAATTTGACAAATTCCGGTGGTAAACATGTTACTATACTTCCAGGTGCTTCATATTTTGACAGTGCTTTCTCATTTGTAATCATTCGTGGTGGTCATGTAGATATGACTGTTTTGGGTGCATTACAAGTAGATTCAAACGGAAATCTTGCAAGCCATATAATTCCCGGAGTAATGATCCCCGGTATGGGCGGTGCTATGGACCTCGTTACCGGTTCTAAGAAGGTAGTTGTGGCTATGACACATACTGCAAAAGACGGTGCTCCTAAGATTTTAAAAGAGATTACACTTCCTGCCACTGCTATTCATGCTGTAGATGAGATTGTTACAGAATTAGCTGTAATAAAAGTTACTGATGATGGTTTATTGCTTGCCGAAGTGGCTGAGGGTGTAAGTGTAGAAGAAGTTATAGCAAAGACAGAAGCTCCTCTAAAGATCGCTGATGATTTGAAGACATTCTAA
- a CDS encoding short-chain fatty acid transporter, with protein sequence MFKKFTNACVNVVQKLLPDAFIFCIVLTILVFATAMSVSGMDPFEIANAWGSSMWSLLGFSMQMALVLVLGTALATAPLVKKAINSAAGVPKTPTSAIVFITIVSMIACWLNWGFGLVVGAILAKEIAKKVKKVDYRLLIASAYSGFVIWHAGFSGSIPLQLASYTEDIGKQTAGAVSESIPTSQTIFSAWNLIIVIAIIVVIAFVNAQMHPSPEDTVSVDPKLLVEPEVNTTKPSTKTPAEWLESCPLLSILTALFAIIYLIYTYKTKGSITLSLNVVNLIFLTLGIIFHGTPISYVNAITDAAKSAGGIILQFPFYAGIMGIMTATGPTGQSLAGAISDFFVNISNQTTFPVFTFLSAGIVNFFVPSGGGQWAVQAPIVMPAGNSLGVSPAVSAMAIAWGDAWTNMLQPFWALPALGIAGLGARDIMGYCAIVLIVTGIIIGCGFLFLVPFMA encoded by the coding sequence ATGTTTAAGAAATTCACAAACGCATGTGTAAATGTTGTCCAAAAGCTTTTACCTGACGCATTTATTTTTTGCATCGTACTTACTATTCTGGTTTTTGCTACGGCAATGTCTGTCAGCGGAATGGATCCATTTGAAATAGCCAATGCCTGGGGTTCAAGCATGTGGTCTTTGCTTGGATTCTCAATGCAGATGGCTTTAGTACTTGTTCTTGGTACAGCTCTTGCTACAGCCCCATTAGTAAAAAAAGCCATAAATTCAGCTGCCGGAGTTCCAAAAACCCCAACATCTGCAATAGTTTTCATTACTATAGTTTCTATGATCGCCTGCTGGCTAAACTGGGGCTTCGGTCTTGTAGTTGGTGCAATTCTTGCAAAGGAAATCGCGAAAAAAGTTAAAAAAGTTGACTACAGACTTCTTATTGCATCAGCATACTCCGGTTTCGTAATCTGGCATGCAGGATTTTCAGGTTCGATACCTCTTCAACTTGCATCATACACTGAAGATATAGGTAAACAAACTGCAGGTGCTGTAAGCGAATCTATTCCAACTTCACAGACTATATTTTCAGCTTGGAATCTTATAATTGTTATAGCTATAATTGTAGTTATAGCATTTGTCAATGCACAGATGCATCCATCACCTGAGGATACAGTTAGTGTAGATCCTAAGCTTTTAGTAGAACCTGAGGTGAACACAACAAAACCTTCTACAAAGACACCGGCAGAATGGCTTGAGAGCTGTCCTCTACTTTCAATTCTTACAGCATTATTTGCTATAATATATTTAATATACACCTATAAAACCAAGGGAAGCATTACTCTTTCACTTAATGTTGTAAATTTGATTTTCCTTACACTTGGAATTATATTCCATGGAACACCTATAAGTTATGTAAACGCTATTACTGATGCTGCAAAAAGTGCCGGCGGTATTATATTACAGTTCCCATTCTACGCGGGTATCATGGGTATTATGACTGCTACAGGCCCAACAGGTCAATCTCTTGCAGGTGCTATAAGTGACTTCTTTGTAAATATATCAAATCAAACCACTTTCCCGGTATTTACATTCCTATCAGCAGGTATTGTAAACTTCTTTGTACCTTCAGGTGGTGGACAGTGGGCTGTACAGGCACCTATAGTAATGCCTGCCGGAAACTCTCTTGGAGTTTCTCCTGCTGTATCCGCCATGGCTATTGCCTGGGGTGATGCATGGACAAATATGCTTCAACCATTCTGGGCTCTACCTGCTCTTGGTATAGCCGGACTTGGTGCCAGAGATATTATGGGTTATTGTGCTATAGTTCTTATCGTAACCGGAATTATAATAGGATGTGGCTTCCTATTCCTTGTACCTTTCATGGCTTAA
- a CDS encoding calcium/sodium antiporter has protein sequence MVYIWLIIGFICLVGGANFFVEGASGVARKLNVPSVVIGLTVVAFGTSAPEAAVSIDAALKGSNAIALNNVIGSNIFNLLAVVGICGIIHAMPVDKSLLKFDYIVNIVITIITLGFIFFVSGINRIAGAVLLFIFIVYMVYTIKAALKGNNEGNDENKRQIPIPLAIVYIIGGLALVVFGGDKVVESASEIALMFGMSETLVGLTIVAIGTSLPELVTSIVASSKGENGLALGNVIGSNIFNILFILAFSSVLHPIDADVVAVYDMFFLLCASLMVYILAKNDGEISKKEGLAMVIAYVAYTVFIILR, from the coding sequence ATGGTATATATTTGGCTGATAATAGGCTTTATATGTCTTGTAGGTGGAGCTAATTTCTTTGTAGAAGGAGCTTCAGGGGTAGCAAGAAAATTGAATGTGCCATCGGTGGTTATAGGGCTTACTGTAGTGGCATTTGGAACAAGTGCACCGGAGGCTGCTGTAAGTATCGATGCGGCATTAAAGGGTAGCAATGCTATAGCTTTAAATAATGTTATAGGTTCAAATATCTTCAATCTTTTGGCAGTTGTAGGTATATGTGGAATAATACATGCTATGCCTGTAGATAAGTCACTATTAAAGTTTGACTATATTGTAAATATAGTCATAACTATAATAACTCTGGGATTTATATTTTTTGTAAGCGGTATAAATAGAATAGCAGGTGCAGTTTTATTGTTTATATTTATAGTATATATGGTATATACTATAAAAGCAGCTCTAAAGGGAAATAATGAAGGCAATGATGAGAATAAAAGGCAAATACCGATACCTCTGGCAATAGTTTATATTATTGGCGGTTTGGCTTTAGTAGTATTTGGAGGAGATAAGGTAGTTGAGTCCGCTTCTGAAATAGCCTTGATGTTTGGAATGAGTGAAACACTGGTAGGTCTAACTATAGTGGCTATAGGAACTTCATTGCCAGAGCTTGTAACAAGTATTGTAGCATCAAGCAAGGGTGAGAACGGTTTGGCACTTGGTAATGTTATAGGATCAAATATATTTAATATATTATTTATACTGGCATTTTCTTCTGTACTACATCCTATAGATGCAGATGTGGTTGCAGTGTATGATATGTTCTTTTTATTATGTGCAAGCTTAATGGTGTATATTTTAGCAAAAAATGATGGTGAAATTTCTAAGAAAGAAGGATTGGCTATGGTCATAGCATATGTGGCTTATACAGTCTTTATAATTTTGAGATAA